A window of Citrus sinensis cultivar Valencia sweet orange chromosome 7, DVS_A1.0, whole genome shotgun sequence contains these coding sequences:
- the LOC102623671 gene encoding ankyrin repeat-containing protein ITN1-like → MAQGMAQNLSEAIVRNDKQALINLVGCSNKRILLQRDASLNTALHLAARFGHVELVTEITKLCPELVAAENEKLETPLHEACCQGNHEVSAFLMEANPTVATKLNHESQSAFSLACRQGHLDVVKLLINQSWLMEFEEDSVESTPIYLAISRGHTDIAREILEVRPRFAGKTDKNGFSPLHYASSIGNVNMTKLLLNHNKDLALQYNKDGYTPLHLAAINGRVKILVAFLSSSPASFDRLTTYGETVFHLAVRFDKYNAFKFLAESFNTCLFHGQDQFGNTVLHLAVLRKNYQFVEYIIKETVLNIYCRNHKNQTALDILEQAGTNDDAKSLKKLFKTAGNIGSPELSPSAAEVKLTLESPIDLVKVTNSSTSMDPSMNMRLSRSCGSSPVRNIEPMLTKELLGNHTKQKPKGEEANSSEPESVEEANESPKSLERYKDLSSRHMKELKQRYKSRQEKKNEVHREALQNARNTIILVAILIATVTYTGGISPPGGVYQEGPLKGKSLVGRTKAFKIFEISNNIALFTSLSIVIILVSIIPFERKKLMRLLVITHKVMWVSISFMATAYIAATRITVPDDRGTGWVTDSLLATGAGTLGFLFLYLGVELIRHRLRKLEWRAKKLGKQSKVGVIRGRIQSHYTKFKPKNKPQSDSTNSDVDSSTSVGYHAY, encoded by the exons ATGGCCCAAGGAATGGCTCAAAATCTTTCAGAGGCAATTGTAAGAAATGATAAACAAGCTTTAATCAACTTAGTTGGCTGCAGTAACAAGAGAATTCTTTTACAAAGAGACGCTTCACTGAACACGGCCTTACACTTGGCTGCGAGATTTGGGCATGTTGAGTTGGTGACTGAGATTACAAAATTGTGCCCGGAATTGGTAGCAGCTGAGAATGAGAAGCTAGAAACTCCATTGCATGAAGCTTGTTGTCAAGGGAATCATGAGGTTTCAGCTTTTCTAATGGAGGCAAATCCTACTGTGGCTACAAAGCTCAATCATGAAAGCCAGAGTGCATTTTCACTTGCCTGCAGACAAGGGCATCTCGATGTTGTCAAGTTGTTGATCAATCAGTCATGGTTGATGGAATTTGAAGAAGATTCTGTTGAATCAACCCCAATATATTTGGCCATATCAAGAGGACATAcag ATATTGCAAGAGAGATACTGGAAGTACGGCCAAGATTTGCTGGAAAAACAGACAAGAATGGATTTTCTCCATTGCATTATGCATCTAGCATAGGGAACGTGAATATGACAAAATTGCTATTGAATCATAACAAGGACCTGGCTTTGCAATATAATAAAGATGGCTACACACCATTGCACCTGGCTGCAATAAATGGCCGGGTGAAAATATTAGTAGCATTCTTATCCAGCTCTCCCGCTTCCTTCGATCGTCTCACAACTTATGGAGAAACAGTCTTTCATCTTGCCGTGAGATTTGACAAGTATAATGCATTCAAATTCCTAGCAGAATCTTTTAATACCTGCCTATTTCACGGGCAAGACCAGTTTGGTAACACAGTGCTGCATCTTGCAGTTTTAAGAAAAAACTACCAA TTCGTAGAGTACATAATCAAGGAAACAGTACTGAACATTTATTGTCGGAACCATAAAAACCAAACAGCACTTGACATCCTTGAACAGGCAGGAACTAATGATGATGCAAAGAGTctgaagaaattatttaagacTGCTGGGAATATTGGAAGCCCTGAATTGTCACCATCCGCTGCAGAGGTTAAGCTGACACTTGAAAGTCCCATAGATTTGGTCAAGGTAACAAACTCAAGTACAAGCATGGATCCTTCAATGAATATGCGTCTCAGTAGATCATGCGGTTCCTCGCCTGTTCGAAACATAGAACCAATGTTAACGAAGGAATTACTTGGGAATCATACTAAGCAGAAACCTAAAGGTGAAGAAGCAAATTCATCAGAACCAGAGTCTGTGGAGGAAGCAAATGAGTCACCAAAAAGTCTTGAGCGATACAAGGATCTGAGCAGCAGACACATGAAAGAATTGAAGCAGCGATACAAAAGTCGccaagagaagaaaaatgaggTACACAGAGAGGCACTACAAAATGCAAGGAACACAATCATACTGGTTGCGATTTTGATAGCTACAGTTACATATACGGGTGGTATTAGTCCTCCAGGAGGTGTTTATCAGGAAGGGCCTCTGAAAGGAAAATCATTAGTTGGGAGAACAAAAGcttttaagatttttgaaataagCAACAACATTGCTTTGTTTACATCTTTAAGCATTGTTATTATTCTAGTCAGTATCATCCcctttgaaaggaaaaaattgaTGAGGCTATTGGTGATCACACACAAGGTCATGTGGGTGTCCATTTCATTCATGGCTACGGCTTACATTGCAGCCACAAGAATTACGGTACCAGATGATCGAGGTACAGGATGGGTGACTGATTCTTTATTGGCTACAGGTGCCGGAACTCTAGGATTTCTGTTTCTGTATCTTGGAGTTGAATTGATAAGACACAGGTTGAGAAAATTGGAGTGGAGAGCAAAGAAACTTGGAAAGCAGAGCAAAGTTGGTGTCATCAGAGGAAGAATCCAGTCGCATTACACCAAATTTAAACCGAAAAATAAACCTCAATCAGATTCCACAAACTCTGACGTCGATAGTTCAACATCTGTTGGGTATCATGCATACTGA
- the LOC102622895 gene encoding ribonuclease 3-like protein 1 isoform X1, whose translation MKMEKRSPGSYPHNNNKFKPNLKNLPPIDPYSITSTKSHQVNYEIPSWRIAKQMPKEETMKSGDDDALFCLTKHIDPNSTSSVINNIETSGYDYEDDRFYEKESKNEVLGAPNKVSAKSKLHEICAANHWKPPSFDCCQEEGPCYRKLFTFKVTFEIESLNTILECFGAPQSKKKTAAEHAAEGALWYLEHLGYFPIRKLKK comes from the exons ATGAAGATGGAGAAGAGAAGCCCGGGTTCATACccgcataataataataaattcaagccCAACCTCAAAAACCTTCCTCCTATTGATCCATATTCAATCACCTCCACAAAAAGCCACCag gTAAATTATGAGATACCCAGCTGGAGAATTGCAAAGCAAATGCCAAAAGAAGAAACGATGAAGAGTGGGGATGATgatgctttattttgtttaacaaAGCACATAGATCCCAACAGCACCAGCAGCGTCATCAACAATATTGAAACCAGTGGATATGATTATGAAGATGATAgattttatgaaaaagaaTCAAAGAATGAAG TTCTAGGTGCTCCAAATAAGGTATCGGCGAAATCAAAATTGCATGAGATATGTGCCGCAAACCATTGGAAGCCCCCTTCGTTTGATTGCTGCCAAGAGGAAGGCCCTTGCTACAGGAAATT GTTCACTTTCAAGGTTACTTTTGAAATAGAGTCCTTGAACACCATTTTGGAATGCTTTGGTGCCCCTCAGTCCAAGAAAAAAACAGCAGCAGAGCATGCAGCAGAAGGGGCATTGTGGTACTTAGAGCATTTGGGTTATTTTCCAATcagaaaactaaaaaaataa
- the LOC102622895 gene encoding ribonuclease 3-like protein 1 isoform X2 produces MKMEKRSPGSYPHNNNKFKPNLKNLPPIDPYSITSTKSHQVNYEIPSWRIAKQMPKEETMKSGDDDALFCLTKHIDPNSTSSVINNIETSGYDYEDDRFYEKESKNEGAPNKVSAKSKLHEICAANHWKPPSFDCCQEEGPCYRKLFTFKVTFEIESLNTILECFGAPQSKKKTAAEHAAEGALWYLEHLGYFPIRKLKK; encoded by the exons ATGAAGATGGAGAAGAGAAGCCCGGGTTCATACccgcataataataataaattcaagccCAACCTCAAAAACCTTCCTCCTATTGATCCATATTCAATCACCTCCACAAAAAGCCACCag gTAAATTATGAGATACCCAGCTGGAGAATTGCAAAGCAAATGCCAAAAGAAGAAACGATGAAGAGTGGGGATGATgatgctttattttgtttaacaaAGCACATAGATCCCAACAGCACCAGCAGCGTCATCAACAATATTGAAACCAGTGGATATGATTATGAAGATGATAgattttatgaaaaagaaTCAAAGAATGAAG GTGCTCCAAATAAGGTATCGGCGAAATCAAAATTGCATGAGATATGTGCCGCAAACCATTGGAAGCCCCCTTCGTTTGATTGCTGCCAAGAGGAAGGCCCTTGCTACAGGAAATT GTTCACTTTCAAGGTTACTTTTGAAATAGAGTCCTTGAACACCATTTTGGAATGCTTTGGTGCCCCTCAGTCCAAGAAAAAAACAGCAGCAGAGCATGCAGCAGAAGGGGCATTGTGGTACTTAGAGCATTTGGGTTATTTTCCAATcagaaaactaaaaaaataa
- the LOC102606981 gene encoding ATPase 9, plasma membrane-type: MWNPLSWVMEIAAIMAIALANGGGKPPDWQDFVGIVVLLLINSTISFIEENNAGNAAAALMAGLAPQTKVLRDGAWREQEASILVPGDVISIKLGDIIPADARLLDGDPLKIDQSALTGESLPVTKMPGDEVFSGSTCKQGEIEAVVIATGVHTFFGKAAHLVDSTNQEGHFQKVLTAIGNFCICSIAIGMVIEIIVMYPIQHRAYRNGIDNLLVLLIGGIPIAMPTVLSVTMAIGSHRLSQQGAITKRMTAIEEMAGMDVLCSDKTGTLTLNKLTVDKNLVEVFVKDMDKDTVILYGARASRVENQDAIDACIVGMLGDAKEARAGITELHFLPFNPVEKRTAITYIDSDGSWHRISKGAPEQIIELCNLREDVRNKAHTIIDKFADRGLRSLAVAEQSVPEKTKESPGGPWQFVGLLPLFDPPRHDSAETIRRALNLGVNVKMITGDQLAIAKETGRRLGMGTNMYPSSALLGQIKDENISALPVDELIEKADGFAGVFPEHKYEIVRKLQERKHICGMTGDGVNDAPALKKADIGIAVADATDAARGASDIVLTEPGLSVIVSAVLTSRAIFQRMKNYTIYAVSITIRIVLGFLLIALIWKFDFSPFMVLIIAILNDGTIMTISKDRVKPSPVPDTWKLKEIFATGIVLGTYLAVMTVLFFWAIHSSTFFSEKFGVRSIRDSPHELTAAVYLQVSIVSQALIFVTRSRSWSFLERPGLLLIAAFIIAQLVATLIAVYANFGFARIHGIGWGWVGVIWLYSIVFYIPLDVLKFIVRYALTGKAWDNLLENKTAFTTKKDYGRGEREAQWALAQRTLHGLHPPETSELLNDKNNYRELSEIAEQAKRRAEVARLRELHTLKGHVESVVKLKGLDIETIQQHYTV, encoded by the exons atgtGGAATCCGCTCTCGTGGGTCATGGAGATAGCAGCTATCATGGCCATTGCTTTGGCAAATGGAGGG GGCAAGCCGCCAGACTGGCAAGATTTCGTAGGTATAGTGGTGTTGCTTCTTATCAACTCCACTATAAGCTTCATAGAAGAAAACAATGCAGGCAATGCTGCAGCTGCACTTATGGCTGGTCTTGCTCCCCAAACAAAG GTTTTGAGAGATGGAGCATGGAGAGAGCAAGAGGCTTCAATCTTGGTACCTGGAGATGTGATAAGCATCAAGTTGGGAGATATTATTCCAGCAGATGCTCGCCTCTTGGATGGGGATCCACTCAAGATTGACCAGTCTGCACTCACTGGTGAGTCTTTGCCTGTAACAAAAATGCCGGGTGATGAGGTCTTTTCTGGGTCTACCTGCAAGCAAGGTGAGATCGAGGCTGTTGTGATCGCCACTGGTGTGCACACCTTTTTTGGTAAAGCTGCTCATCTTGTTGACAGCACCAATCAAGAAGGGCATTTCCAAAAG GTGCTGACAGCTATTGGAAACTTCTGCATATGCTCCATTGCGATAGGGATGGTCATAGAAATAATAGTCATGTATCCAATTCAGCACCGAGCATACAGGAATGGAATTGATAATCTTTTAGTGCTTCTTATTGGTGGGATTCCAATTGCTATGCCAACAGTGTTATCCGTGACTATGGCCATTGGGTCACACCGGCTTTCCCAGCAAGGTGCTATTACCAAGAGGATGACAGCTATTGAAGAGATGGCAGGGATGGATGTCCTCTGCAGTGACAAGACTGGGACTCTTACTCTGAACAAGCTTACAGTAGACAAGAACTTGGTTGAG GTATTTGTTAAGGATATGGACAAGGACACTGTGATTTTGTATGGGGCTAGGGCATCTAGGGTTGAAAATCAAGACGCTATTGATGCTTGTATTGTTGGAATGTTAGGAGACGCAAAGGAG GCCAGAGCAGGTATCACAGAGTTGCATTTCTTGCCCTTTAATCCAGTGGAGAAGCGTACGGCCATAACATACATCGACTCTGATGGCAGTTGGCACAGAATCAGCAAAGGTGCACCAGAGCAG ATCATTGAGCTATGCAACTTGCGGGAAGATGTAAGGAATAAAGCTCATACCATCATTGATAAGTTTGCTGATCGGGGACTAAGGTCTCTAGCTGTTGCTGAACAG TCAGTTCCAGAGAAAACCAAGGAGAGCCCTGGAGGACCTTGGCAATTTGTGGGTCTCTTGCCTCTCTTTGATCCTCCAAGGCATGACAGTGCAGAGACCATCCGCCGTGCCCTCAACCTTGGAGTCAATGTCAAGATGATAACTGGTGACCAGCTAGCGATTGCCAAGGAGACTGGTCGCAGGCTTGGTATGGGAACCAATATGTATCCTTCTTCTGCCCTCCTTGGCCAGATCAAGGATGAGAACATTTCTGCACTCCCAGTTGATGAGCTCATTGAGAAGGCGGATGGCTTTGCTGGAGTTTTCCCAG AACACAAGTATGAGATTGTGAGGAAGCTGCAGGAAAGGAAGCATATCTGTGGGATGACTGGAGATGGTGTGAATGATGCTCCAGCGTTAAAAAAAGCAGACATTGGAATTGCAGTTGCTGATGCCACTGATGCAGCACGTGGTGCATCTGATATCGTTCTGACAGAGCCAGGATTGAGTGTGATTGTTAGTGCTGTCTTAACGAGCAGAGCTATTTTCCAGAGAATGAAGAACTACACAATTTATGCAGTTTCTATAACAATCCGTATTGTGCTGGGTTTTTTGCTCATTGCTCTCATCTGGAAGTTTGATTTCTCCCCATTCATGGTTCTGATCATCGCTATACTCAATGATGGAACAATCATGACCATTTCCAAAGACAGGGTGAAGCCGTCTCCTGTCCCTGACACATGGAAGCTCAAGGAGATCTTTGCCACTGGCATAGTCCTTGGCACATACCTGGCTGTCATGACTGTTCTTTTCTTCTGGGCTATACATAGTTCAACCTTCTTCTCA GAAAAGTTTGGTGTAAGATCCATCAGAGACAGCCCACATGAGCTTACAGCTGCTGTGTACCTCCAAGTGAGCATTGTAAGCCAGGCACTCATCTTTGTTACTCGGTCCAGGAGCTGGTCTTTTCTTGAACGCCCTGGTCTTCTGCTTATTGCTGCTTTTATAATTGCACAATTG GTGGCTACCCTCATCGCTGTGTACGCTAATTTTGGATTTGCAAGAATCCATGGTATTGGGTGGGGATGGGTGGGAGTTATATGGCTCTACAGCATTGTCTTTTACATTCCACTGGATGTTCTTAAGTTCATCGTTCGATATGCTTTAACCGGGAAGGCCTGGGATAACCTACTGGAAAACAAg ACTGCTTTCACAACAAAGAAGGATTATGGTAGAGGTGAGAGAGAGGCTCAATGGGCATTGGCTCAAAGAACCCTCCACGGACTGCACCCTCCAGAAACCTCAGAACTCCTCAATGACAAGAACAATTACAGGGAATTGTCTGAGATTGCTGAACAGGCAAAGAGGCGTGCTGAAGTTGCAAG GCTAAGGGAGCTTCATACACTCAAGGGACATGTTGAGTCTGTGGTGAAACTCAAGGGACTCGATATTGAGACCATTCAACAACACTACACTGTTTAA
- the LOC127898820 gene encoding uncharacterized protein LOC127898820, which produces MQSLTGRLAALSRFVSKVTDKCQPFFQVIRRGKKTEWTPECEEAFRNLKRYLQQAPLLSTPREGDKLYLYPPLEKWALALVVAARKLRPYFQAFPVSVITNQPLRQTLHKPDASDRLVKWAVELSEFDIDYKSRAAIKAQAMADFVAEFTEPEVCLDQQDAVIGNDETQVWQMSVDGSSGERGSGAGIVLEGLEGEKISYAVKLEFAATNNQAEYEALIAGLELAKAVKADRVKIRTDSQLVANHVSERFQPREEKMEQYLKIVRQIMGKFEAVEVIQIPREQNSRADILARMAAVADPKMPKSVPLEVKSSPSIDQNLGVLRIEQKCSWRDPIVSYLRDGVLPPDKLRARKIRAQASRYTMIDGVLYRRGYTLPFLRCLDEDDADYVLREVHEGICGNHSGGRSLAHKVLRQGYLWPTMHQDAQGKTRSCVSCQSFANFSNQPPEKLTSMTSPWPFAQW; this is translated from the exons atgcaGAGCCTCACGGGGAGGTTGGCGGCGTTGAGCAGATTCGTATCCAAGGTTACAGATaagtgtcagccattctttcaagtgataaggaggggaaagaaaacgGAATGGACCCCAGAATGCGAGGAAGCCTTCCGGAACTTGAAGCGATACTTGCAGCAAGCTCCGCTGCTGTCCACACCGAGGGAGGGGGACAAGTTGTATCT ATACCCACCgttggagaaatgggcacttgcccttgtggttgctgctcgGAAGTTGAGGCCATATTTTCAAGCATTCCCGGTCTCGGTAATAACAAACCAGCCATTGCGTCAAACTCTGCACAAGCCAGATGCCTCTGATCGACTCGTCAAGTGGGCTGTAGAGCTGAGCGAGTTCGACATAGACTATAAATCCCGCGCAGCGATAAAAGCCCAAGCAATGGCCGATTTCGTAGCTGAATTCACAGAGCCCGAAGTATGCTTAGATCAACAAGATGCAGTTATAGGCAATGACGAAACTCAAGTATGGCAGATGTCTGTGGATGGGTCATCAGGGGAGCGGGGTTCAGGAGCAGGGATTGTCTTGGAAGGCCTAGAGGGGGAGAAGATCTCCTATGCTGTAAAGTTAGAATTTGCAGCCACGAATAACCAGGCAGAGtatgaagccttgatagcaggTCTGGAATTGGCTAAGGCCGTGAAAGCAGACAGAGTTAAGATCAGAACTGATTCCCAGCTGGTTGCGAATcatgtcagtgaaagattccaaccaagagaggagaagatggaGCAGTACCTGAAGATAGTCAGGCAGATAATGGGGAAGTTCGAAGCAgtggaggtgatacaaatccccagggagcagaatagtcgagcagaCATTTTGGCTAGGATGGCAGCAGTAGCcgacccaaaaatgccaaagtcggTCCCTTTGGAGGTGAAGTCCAGCCCAAGTATCGATCAGAATTTGGGGGTGTTGcggatagaacaaaaatgCTCGTGGAGGGACCCGATAGTTTCATACCTTAGAGACGGGGTATTACCACCAGATAAGCTGCGAGCTCGCAAGATTAGAGCCCAGGCCTCGAGATACACGATGATTGATGGGGTACTGTATCGGCGAGGATATACACTACCGTTCCTTCGGTGTTTGGATGAGGACGACGCGGATTACGTACTGAGAGAAgtacatgaaggaatttgcggaAATCATTCTGGCGGGAGGTCCCTGGCCCATAAGGTTctaaggcagggatatttATGGCCGAcaatgcaccaggatgcgcaAGGGAAGACCAGGAGTTGTGTAagctgccagagttttgcaaatttctctaaccaaccaccagagaagctcacctcCATGACCTCCCCCTGGCCATTTGCTCAATGGTGA